The proteins below are encoded in one region of uncultured Methanobrevibacter sp.:
- a CDS encoding MarR family winged helix-turn-helix transcriptional regulator — protein sequence MDDKSHQAIKDSSPFVAWIHNISLNQQKYMKAKFNELDLGHDVRYIMYIYDNPDCSQEDLVNMFSQSKGNIAKVLKKMEDEGFIKRDVNPENRRKYMLYTTEKGNELVPKYRELSKKWEEEVGITDKDAELKKRLKEIAIRGMNLIEE from the coding sequence ATGGATGATAAAAGCCATCAGGCAATTAAAGACAGTTCTCCATTTGTGGCATGGATTCACAACATATCCCTGAATCAGCAGAAATATATGAAAGCAAAATTCAATGAACTCGATTTGGGCCATGATGTGAGATATATCATGTACATCTATGACAATCCGGACTGCTCACAGGAAGATCTGGTCAATATGTTTTCTCAAAGCAAGGGAAACATAGCCAAGGTCTTGAAAAAAATGGAGGATGAGGGATTTATCAAAAGAGACGTAAATCCCGAAAACCGTCGAAAATACATGCTCTATACGACTGAAAAAGGAAACGAACTTGTTCCGAAATATAGGGAACTATCAAAAAAATGGGAAGAGGAAGTTGGAATAACAGATAAAGACGCAGAACTTAAAAAAAGACTGAAAGAAATAGCAATCAGAGGAATGAATCTTATAGAGGAGTGA
- a CDS encoding helix-turn-helix domain-containing protein, with the protein MLDECIIVNEGLKVKLYLDKVMVDEFNRSLGNVRFVWNNLLTEYQKTFELFKQHGYTKLKCNQTTFNTMLTMLKKEYPFLYDSESSTLQQVYRDLIRSFNG; encoded by the coding sequence ATGTTAGATGAGTGTATTATTGTTAATGAAGGTTTGAAGGTTAAGTTGTATCTTGATAAGGTTATGGTGGATGAATTTAATCGGAGTCTGGGTAATGTTAGATTTGTTTGGAATAATTTATTAACAGAATACCAAAAAACCTTTGAATTATTTAAACAACATGGTTATACAAAGCTAAAATGCAATCAAACCACATTCAACACCATGTTAACAATGTTGAAAAAGGAATATCCATTTTTATATGACAGTGAATCTAGCACATTGCAGCAGGTCTATCGTGACTTAATACGTTCATTTAATGGA
- a CDS encoding MarR family winged helix-turn-helix transcriptional regulator codes for MLHKNNRKYLNDSLNKYDLNLIQLMCLLTIHNKENITQQDLTDHLFLTKSGITHAIRNLEQNNYLKRTQSKKDGRQYTLSLTPKGEKIIPKLIEINQKWENTMEINKLDERFIEELKDLADKSINLNL; via the coding sequence ATTCTACACAAAAACAATAGAAAATACTTAAATGATTCATTAAACAAATATGATTTAAATCTGATTCAGTTAATGTGTCTTTTAACAATTCATAATAAAGAAAACATCACACAGCAAGATTTAACAGACCATCTATTTTTAACTAAAAGCGGCATTACACATGCAATTAGAAATCTTGAACAAAATAACTATTTAAAAAGAACCCAATCAAAAAAAGACGGCCGCCAGTATACATTAAGTCTGACACCGAAAGGTGAAAAAATAATTCCCAAATTAATTGAAATTAACCAGAAATGGGAAAACACAATGGAAATAAATAAATTAGATGAAAGATTTATAGAAGAATTAAAAGATTTGGCAGACAAATCAATTAATCTGAACTTATAG
- a CDS encoding PLP-dependent cysteine synthase family protein, which produces MNLEKLIGNTPMIKIDYEYEGKSGSIYTKLEYYNYSGSIKDRIALYILEKSKENGELQDGQPIVEVTSGNTGISFSAIGALLGHEVHIFMPDWVSLERRNLIEMYGANVHLVSKEEGGFKKALELAEEFAIKHDAFRPLQFDNELNVEAQYKTTGQEIIDAVPDVNAFVSGIGTGGTLMGIGKRLKDNNPDSKIIALEPSTLSILKMGMEEGSHLIEGIGDDFIPGIVDRGAIDDIVLIHDCDAINMSKRIAKEFGLGIGISSGANFLASVLSDSDELTIATVFPDDNKKYITTKLSEEIDTDSELLSNNIKLIGFEVV; this is translated from the coding sequence ATGAATTTGGAAAAACTGATTGGTAACACACCAATGATAAAAATTGATTATGAATATGAAGGAAAATCAGGCAGTATTTATACTAAACTTGAATATTACAATTACTCAGGCAGTATCAAAGACAGAATAGCATTATACATTCTTGAAAAATCAAAAGAAAACGGCGAACTACAGGATGGTCAGCCTATTGTTGAAGTAACAAGCGGAAATACCGGAATCTCATTCAGTGCTATCGGAGCGCTTTTAGGTCATGAAGTCCATATATTCATGCCTGACTGGGTATCTCTTGAGAGAAGAAACCTTATTGAAATGTATGGTGCAAATGTACACCTGGTATCAAAAGAAGAAGGCGGATTTAAAAAGGCACTTGAGCTTGCTGAAGAATTTGCCATAAAACATGACGCATTCAGACCACTCCAATTTGATAATGAATTAAACGTTGAAGCCCAATATAAAACAACCGGTCAGGAAATCATCGATGCAGTTCCTGACGTGAATGCTTTCGTTTCAGGCATTGGAACCGGAGGCACACTGATGGGTATTGGAAAAAGATTAAAGGACAACAATCCTGATTCAAAAATAATCGCACTTGAACCATCCACATTATCAATACTTAAAATGGGAATGGAAGAAGGAAGCCATCTTATTGAAGGAATAGGAGATGACTTTATTCCGGGAATTGTTGACCGTGGCGCAATTGATGATATTGTTCTGATTCATGACTGTGATGCAATAAACATGTCCAAAAGGATTGCAAAGGAATTCGGTTTGGGAATCGGTATTTCAAGCGGTGCTAACTTTTTAGCTAGTGTATTAAGTGACAGTGATGAGTTGACTATTGCAACCGTTTTTCCGGACGACAACAAAAAATACATAACTACAAAATTATCCGAAGAAATTGATACAGATTCTGAACTGCTTTCAAACAATATAAAGCTTATAGGATTTGAAGTTGTTTAA
- a CDS encoding MFS transporter: MKFDLETIVIAVSFITSFFAVFLSNGIIIGVPAIAQEFAMNNVIQNWVPTIFFLVVAVFTVPAGQISGKFGVKKTLLAGVVLYLLASVGACLSFSTETFLVFRILQGAGVAFLNVSAMAMVVQAVKPQNRGKALGFTVTGVYLATSLSPVICGFLVQNLGWRSMFYFVIPFLVLCILLMVLKIPGEWKTYEKDKIDKTGSILYGIGILAFIYGFTTLTTTNGLLITIIGIVMLIIFGAYELRQKSPVFNMNLFKNKKFTSSNIAALCSYIAVMVITTILNYHFQYVRGWNAQMSGLILIITPIIMAIMAPNAGKLSDKIHPQKLAAIGMAIATVAMLILTFLTQDTPLYLVVVAMILQGFGMGLFSSPNMNAIMSSVPPKDAPTASASQATMRTIGQTMSLGLLTLVFAWVMGSLELAPQYASMIVQASQTICLICTVACVLAVFASLVGIRSSDKFNTNR, from the coding sequence ATGAAATTTGACTTAGAAACAATAGTAATAGCTGTATCATTTATAACATCATTTTTTGCAGTATTTCTCTCAAATGGAATCATCATAGGAGTTCCGGCAATAGCGCAGGAATTTGCAATGAACAATGTTATTCAAAACTGGGTACCGACAATATTTTTCCTTGTGGTGGCAGTGTTTACTGTACCTGCAGGACAGATTTCAGGAAAATTCGGAGTTAAAAAGACACTGCTTGCAGGTGTAGTTTTATATCTTCTTGCATCCGTCGGAGCATGTCTTTCATTTTCAACAGAAACATTTTTAGTTTTCAGAATACTTCAGGGAGCAGGAGTTGCATTTTTAAACGTATCTGCAATGGCAATGGTTGTACAGGCAGTAAAACCTCAAAACAGAGGAAAAGCACTGGGTTTTACAGTAACCGGAGTGTATCTTGCAACATCACTTTCACCGGTAATCTGCGGATTTTTAGTCCAGAATCTTGGATGGAGATCAATGTTTTACTTTGTAATTCCGTTTCTGGTATTATGTATTTTATTAATGGTGCTTAAAATTCCAGGAGAATGGAAAACATATGAAAAAGATAAAATTGATAAAACCGGTTCAATACTTTATGGAATCGGAATTTTAGCTTTCATATACGGATTTACCACACTGACAACAACCAACGGTTTACTGATTACAATCATAGGAATAGTGATGCTGATAATATTCGGAGCATATGAGCTAAGGCAGAAATCACCTGTATTCAACATGAATCTCTTTAAAAACAAGAAGTTCACCTCATCAAATATTGCGGCATTATGCAGCTATATTGCAGTAATGGTGATTACAACCATATTGAACTATCATTTCCAGTACGTCAGAGGATGGAATGCACAGATGTCAGGACTGATTTTGATTATTACACCAATAATCATGGCTATAATGGCGCCTAATGCCGGAAAATTATCTGATAAAATACATCCTCAGAAACTGGCCGCTATAGGAATGGCAATAGCTACAGTTGCAATGCTGATACTGACTTTCCTAACCCAGGATACACCGTTATATCTTGTTGTTGTTGCAATGATTCTGCAGGGTTTCGGTATGGGACTCTTTTCATCCCCGAACATGAATGCTATTATGAGTTCAGTTCCGCCAAAGGACGCACCGACCGCTTCAGCATCACAGGCTACAATGAGAACCATAGGACAAACAATGAGTTTAGGGCTTTTGACTTTAGTCTTTGCATGGGTAATGGGCAGTCTGGAATTAGCTCCGCAATATGCATCAATGATTGTGCAGGCTTCACAGACAATTTGTCTTATATGTACAGTTGCATGCGTTCTTGCGGTGTTTGCGTCACTTGTCGGAATCCGTTCAAGCGACAAATTCAATACAAACAGATAA
- a CDS encoding Ig-like domain-containing protein: protein MSKNKIIFAILIAVIAILMVGAASAFSLFGKTQTKLNITGEDTLYPGDNLTINLTNDKGEAIENATVNITVTGDNGFNKTANVTTNKSGIAVLEIDYEAGTYAVNCSYAGDDDFEASDISKNITVKANEVATSDDSSSSGDPGAFYSAQEGRIIYTGEVHDAPDGHKYKHLGNNEWQKID from the coding sequence GTGAGTAAAAACAAAATAATTTTCGCAATATTAATAGCAGTGATAGCAATTCTTATGGTTGGTGCAGCTTCTGCATTCTCCTTATTTGGAAAAACCCAAACCAAACTGAATATCACTGGTGAGGATACACTTTATCCGGGGGATAATTTGACAATCAACCTCACAAACGATAAGGGAGAAGCCATTGAAAACGCAACTGTAAACATTACTGTTACAGGAGATAACGGTTTTAATAAAACAGCCAATGTTACTACCAATAAAAGCGGTATTGCTGTTTTAGAAATTGATTATGAAGCCGGAACATATGCAGTTAACTGTTCATATGCAGGTGATGATGATTTTGAAGCATCTGATATATCTAAAAACATAACTGTTAAAGCCAATGAAGTTGCAACTTCTGATGATTCATCATCTAGCGGAGATCCAGGTGCATTCTATAGTGCACAGGAAGGCAGAATAATCTACACTGGTGAGGTTCACGATGCTCCTGACGGCCATAAGTATAAACATTTAGGTAATAATGAATGGCAAAAAATAGATTAA